In Urechidicola croceus, a single window of DNA contains:
- a CDS encoding T9SS type B sorting domain-containing protein: MDCINKSLEGKKKYKLFNRKNTSIFIGLLIFPFLIFAQTVQSDCSNAIPICNDSGSNGTVGGFGVDDFNGASVSGCLGPGGGPSGTVESNSAWYTFTAAADGQFGFDIIPINLSEDWDFGLYGPFEETTGNCGNISTQPPVRCNYSGASGQTGIGIGGSAYSPWLDVIAGETYILMINNFSNTNTGFVLSFAGDVINDPTTDGLDCSVVNTDSYCDGEEINLDATTPNASYYVWSENGDVLAETGPILSGILATETEYNVEVFDANNTSINEESFIIGVISVNAGIGDNIDLCSSEAPLDLFTILGGNPDTGGTWSPILTSGTGVFDPEVDVLGAYTYTVESGDCIDEAIVNVNVETRVDAGANAIVEYCSTGTPVDLFDELGGTPATGGVWSPTLTSGTGVFDPSTDISGTYTYTLPGTSICPETSSFVDVTVTVSPDAGEDNLVLICSTGTPIDLFSELLGTPDSGGTWSPTLTSGTGIFDPMTDSAGIYTYTIVNGDCSDESIIDVTIENRPDAGTNGTIEFCSNEVPFDLFDALEGTPETGGVWTPTLSSGTGIFDPSIDLQGDYTYTLQGTSICPGSSSIVSVLVDVEPNAGEDNSISLCKTDAAIDLFTVLNGTPDTGGVWTPELIAGDGIFDPAIENAGDYTYTVSTAGKCAEVSAVVSISLSEAPIITNIDIQDFSENNILTIEVEGIVSETPFGIGDYVYSYDGVNFESDNVFENVPPGTYDIIVRDLNGCQFDAIQRNVMIVGAPRFFTPNNDSRNDTWHIINAEKFPNAMIHIYDRFGKIMTKLYPNSDGWNGYYNGHKMPSGDYWYNFVATDAEGNLVSRKGHFSLISREY, from the coding sequence TTGGATTGTATAAATAAGAGTTTAGAAGGGAAAAAAAAATATAAGTTATTTAATAGAAAAAATACATCAATTTTTATTGGTTTATTGATATTTCCATTTTTAATATTTGCACAGACTGTTCAGTCTGATTGTTCTAATGCAATTCCAATATGTAATGATTCTGGTTCAAATGGTACTGTAGGAGGATTTGGAGTTGATGATTTTAATGGCGCATCTGTATCTGGCTGTTTAGGTCCAGGAGGAGGACCTTCTGGAACAGTTGAATCAAATTCAGCTTGGTATACTTTTACTGCCGCAGCAGACGGTCAATTTGGGTTTGATATTATTCCAATTAATTTAAGTGAGGATTGGGATTTTGGGCTGTATGGTCCCTTTGAGGAAACTACTGGAAATTGTGGTAATATTTCAACTCAACCTCCGGTAAGATGTAATTATTCTGGGGCTTCTGGTCAAACAGGAATTGGTATTGGAGGGTCGGCGTATTCACCTTGGTTAGATGTAATTGCAGGTGAAACTTACATATTAATGATTAATAATTTTTCAAATACCAATACTGGTTTTGTACTATCATTTGCTGGAGATGTTATAAATGATCCAACTACTGATGGTTTAGATTGCTCGGTTGTAAATACAGATAGTTATTGTGATGGAGAAGAAATTAATTTAGATGCAACCACACCAAATGCTTCTTATTACGTTTGGTCAGAAAATGGAGATGTATTAGCAGAAACAGGACCTATTTTATCTGGAATTTTAGCAACAGAAACTGAATATAATGTTGAAGTTTTTGATGCAAATAATACTTCTATAAATGAAGAGAGTTTTATTATTGGAGTTATTAGTGTCAATGCTGGTATAGGTGATAATATAGATTTGTGTTCATCTGAAGCACCCTTAGATTTATTTACTATACTTGGAGGAAATCCAGATACAGGAGGAACATGGTCTCCAATTTTGACTAGTGGAACTGGTGTTTTTGATCCAGAAGTTGATGTTTTAGGAGCATATACATATACAGTTGAAAGTGGAGATTGTATAGATGAAGCAATAGTAAATGTAAATGTAGAAACAAGAGTTGATGCGGGAGCAAATGCCATAGTAGAGTATTGTTCAACAGGTACTCCAGTTGATTTATTTGATGAATTAGGAGGGACTCCAGCAACAGGAGGTGTTTGGTCACCTACTTTAACTAGTGGAACAGGAGTTTTTGATCCTTCAACGGATATAAGTGGAACTTATACATATACTTTGCCAGGAACAAGTATTTGTCCAGAAACAAGTTCTTTTGTAGATGTAACTGTAACTGTTTCACCAGACGCAGGAGAAGATAATTTAGTTTTAATTTGTTCTACAGGCACACCAATAGATCTTTTTTCAGAATTATTGGGTACACCTGATTCAGGAGGTACTTGGTCTCCAACGTTAACAAGTGGTACAGGAATTTTTGATCCAATGACAGACTCAGCAGGAATTTATACTTATACAATAGTAAATGGAGATTGTTCAGATGAATCAATTATTGATGTTACAATTGAAAATAGACCAGATGCAGGAACAAATGGTACTATTGAGTTTTGCTCTAATGAAGTTCCTTTTGATTTATTTGATGCGTTAGAAGGAACACCAGAAACTGGAGGTGTTTGGACACCAACCCTTTCCAGTGGTACAGGAATTTTTGATCCTTCAATAGATTTACAAGGTGACTACACTTATACATTACAAGGAACAAGTATTTGTCCTGGATCATCATCAATTGTTAGTGTTTTAGTTGATGTTGAGCCAAATGCAGGAGAAGATAATTCTATTTCATTATGTAAAACTGATGCAGCAATTGATTTATTTACAGTATTAAATGGTACTCCAGATACTGGAGGTGTTTGGACTCCAGAACTTATAGCAGGAGATGGAATTTTTGATCCAGCAATTGAAAACGCAGGTGATTATACATATACTGTTTCAACTGCTGGAAAATGTGCTGAAGTAAGTGCTGTAGTAAGTATTTCACTATCTGAAGCCCCTATTATAACAAATATTGATATTCAAGATTTTAGTGAAAATAATATTTTGACTATTGAAGTAGAAGGAATTGTAAGTGAAACACCATTTGGAATAGGAGATTATGTATACTCTTATGATGGTGTGAACTTTGAGTCAGACAATGTGTTTGAAAATGTTCCTCCTGGAACTTATGACATAATAGTTAGAGACTTAAATGGTTGCCAGTTTGATGCAATTCAGCGAAATGTTATGATAGTTGGGGCACCAAGATTTTTTACTCCAAATAATGATTCGAGAAATGATACTTGGCATATAATAAATGCTGAGAAATTTCCTAATGCTATGATTCATATTTATGATAGATTTGGTAAGATAATGACAAAATTATATCCAAATTCTGATGGTTGGAATGGATACTATAATGGTCATAAAATGCCATCTGGAGATTATTGGTACAATTTTGTAGCAACTGATGCCGAAGGGAATTTAGTAAGCAGAAAAGGACATTTTAGTTTAATTAGTAGGGAGTACTAA
- a CDS encoding M3 family metallopeptidase: protein MKSINIIMFTSIILLMSCKTKEEKVANNTSENPLLSEWNTPFGVPPFDIIKNSDYKPAFDIAIAEHKSEIDKIINNSEPATFENTIEALEMSGKSLNRVSSVFYALNSAHTNDSIKALAGEMAPIFSAHSDDINLNKDLFKRVKTVYDAADKSKMSGEQYKLLEDTYKGFVRSGVSLEGEKEERLRTINSRLAELADTFGKNVLAETNAYDLHVTNKEDLGNLSSSLVALAADEAKARGHENGWSFTVQRPSINPFLQSSPNRELRKKIFDAYAMRGDNDNENDNKAILQEMASLRVEKANLLGYETHSHLVLEERMAKNPDAVYKFMDQLWEPVLNVAKEERAAMAAFMKKDGAEGVFNGSDWRHYVEKVRKERYDFDEDEMRPYFEFNAVKNGAFELATKLFGLTFKELKDIPKWHPDQQVYEVLEADGKHLGVIYMDFFARESKRGGAWMNELRAQSNVNGNYVTPIVTNNFNFPRPTETEPSLLSFSDAETMFHEFGHGLHGLFSNVTYESQSGTNVPRDFVEFPSQVMENWMSEPEVLKLYAKHYKTGEVIPDALIKKMNDANSFNSGFANVEYMAAAYLDMAWHTLKDTKQRDARQFEKEQMDKLGLIPEIIPRYRSGYFNHIFSSPVGYSSGYYSYKWSEVLDADAFAAFKEAGSIFDQETAKKYRKMLSLGGSKEGMELYKGFRGKEPSIDPLLVKLGIK, encoded by the coding sequence ATGAAATCTATAAATATAATAATGTTTACATCAATTATTTTATTGATGTCTTGTAAAACAAAAGAAGAAAAAGTGGCAAATAACACATCTGAAAACCCATTGTTGTCAGAATGGAACACACCATTTGGGGTACCTCCATTTGATATAATTAAAAATTCTGATTATAAACCAGCATTTGATATTGCAATTGCTGAGCACAAATCTGAAATTGATAAAATAATTAACAATTCTGAACCTGCAACTTTTGAAAATACAATAGAGGCTTTAGAAATGTCAGGTAAAAGTTTAAATAGAGTTTCTAGTGTGTTTTACGCATTAAATTCAGCACACACCAATGATTCCATCAAAGCACTTGCAGGAGAAATGGCTCCGATATTTTCGGCACATTCTGATGATATCAATTTAAATAAAGATTTATTTAAACGTGTGAAAACAGTATATGATGCTGCGGATAAGTCAAAAATGTCAGGCGAGCAGTACAAATTATTGGAAGATACTTACAAAGGTTTTGTCCGTTCTGGTGTTAGTTTAGAAGGAGAAAAAGAAGAACGCTTAAGAACTATAAATAGTCGTCTTGCCGAGTTGGCAGATACTTTTGGTAAAAATGTATTAGCAGAAACAAATGCATACGATTTACATGTAACTAATAAAGAAGATTTAGGTAATTTATCTTCAAGTCTTGTTGCTTTGGCTGCCGATGAAGCAAAAGCGAGAGGTCATGAAAATGGATGGTCATTTACCGTTCAACGACCAAGTATCAATCCGTTTTTACAATCATCTCCAAATAGAGAATTACGTAAGAAAATATTTGATGCTTACGCTATGCGTGGAGATAATGATAATGAAAATGATAATAAAGCAATTCTTCAAGAAATGGCTTCATTGAGAGTTGAAAAAGCCAATTTGTTAGGATATGAAACACATTCGCATTTAGTTTTAGAAGAAAGAATGGCTAAAAACCCTGATGCTGTATATAAATTTATGGATCAACTATGGGAGCCAGTTTTAAATGTAGCCAAAGAAGAAAGAGCAGCAATGGCAGCTTTTATGAAAAAAGATGGTGCTGAGGGAGTTTTTAATGGAAGCGATTGGAGACATTATGTTGAGAAAGTTAGAAAAGAAAGATATGATTTTGATGAAGATGAAATGCGTCCTTATTTTGAGTTCAATGCAGTAAAAAATGGAGCATTTGAATTGGCTACAAAATTGTTTGGTTTGACATTTAAAGAATTGAAAGATATTCCAAAATGGCATCCTGATCAACAAGTGTATGAAGTGTTAGAAGCCGATGGAAAGCATTTAGGTGTTATTTATATGGATTTCTTTGCTCGTGAGAGTAAGCGTGGAGGTGCTTGGATGAATGAATTAAGAGCACAGTCTAATGTAAATGGAAATTATGTAACACCAATTGTAACTAATAATTTTAATTTTCCAAGACCTACTGAAACAGAACCATCATTATTATCTTTTTCTGATGCAGAAACGATGTTTCATGAATTTGGACATGGATTACACGGTTTATTCTCTAATGTAACCTATGAATCTCAATCTGGTACTAATGTTCCTCGTGATTTTGTAGAGTTTCCTTCTCAAGTAATGGAAAATTGGATGAGTGAACCAGAAGTGTTGAAATTATATGCAAAGCATTATAAAACTGGAGAGGTTATTCCTGATGCTTTGATTAAGAAAATGAATGATGCCAATAGTTTTAATAGCGGATTTGCAAATGTTGAATATATGGCAGCAGCATATTTAGATATGGCTTGGCACACATTGAAAGATACAAAGCAACGTGATGCACGTCAGTTTGAAAAAGAACAAATGGACAAGTTAGGGTTGATTCCAGAAATTATTCCACGTTATAGAAGTGGTTACTTTAATCATATTTTTTCAAGCCCTGTTGGATATTCTTCAGGATATTACAGTTATAAGTGGTCTGAGGTTTTAGATGCAGATGCTTTTGCGGCTTTTAAAGAAGCGGGTAGTATATTTGATCAAGAAACAGCAAAAAAATACCGCAAAATGTTAAGTCTTGGTGGTTCAAAAGAAGGAATGGAATTATATAAAGGATTCCGTGGAAAAGAACCTTCTATTGATCCATTATTAGTTAAATTGGGAATTAAATAG
- a CDS encoding DNA cytosine methyltransferase: MIEKPFKFIDLFCGIGGFHQALQSLGGTCVFASDIDQECRATYEKNYGLKPHGDITKVSEKDIPEHDVLCGGFPCQSFSKAGNRMGISDSRGTLFFDILRIAKYHQPKYLLLENVRNLAGHDNGNTWKVIRKNLNEIGYNVAKNPIIFSPHNIGIPQFRERVFILCQRKDLGTIPSFDFKITRDKNDCSIDSILQEEHEIENIEKYFLDKQKLELINIWDEFIKNIKGRLPGFPIWSDYLKELDLDEEIEAYPKWKQNFILKNNQLYLENKKFIDRWLKKAQRLESFKGSKAKFEWQAGQTDEPNIWETIMHFRPSGLRVKRPTFFPALVAITQTSIIGERKRYLTPREGARLQSFPDSFMLHQKDSVAYKQLGNSVNVEVVKLFAKFLLCNEEFDYQVYGLKQLFQEEVLADK, encoded by the coding sequence ATGATAGAAAAACCATTTAAATTTATTGATTTGTTTTGTGGTATTGGTGGTTTTCATCAAGCGCTACAGAGTTTAGGAGGAACTTGTGTTTTTGCTTCAGATATTGATCAAGAATGCCGCGCTACTTATGAAAAAAATTACGGTTTAAAACCACATGGTGATATTACTAAAGTAAGTGAAAAAGATATTCCAGAGCATGATGTGCTGTGTGGTGGTTTTCCTTGCCAGTCGTTTTCAAAAGCAGGAAATAGAATGGGTATATCTGATTCAAGAGGTACGTTGTTTTTTGATATTCTTCGTATTGCAAAATACCATCAGCCAAAATATTTATTACTTGAAAATGTTCGAAATTTAGCTGGCCATGATAATGGAAATACTTGGAAAGTAATACGTAAAAACTTAAATGAAATAGGATATAATGTTGCTAAAAATCCAATAATTTTCAGTCCTCATAATATTGGTATTCCACAATTTCGTGAACGTGTTTTTATATTATGTCAACGAAAAGACTTAGGTACAATACCTAGTTTTGATTTTAAAATCACTCGTGATAAAAATGATTGTTCTATTGATTCAATTTTACAGGAAGAACATGAAATTGAAAATATTGAAAAATATTTTCTTGATAAGCAAAAATTAGAATTGATAAATATTTGGGATGAATTTATAAAAAACATCAAAGGGAGATTACCAGGTTTTCCCATTTGGAGTGACTATTTGAAAGAATTGGATTTAGATGAAGAGATAGAAGCATATCCAAAATGGAAACAAAACTTTATTCTTAAGAACAATCAATTATATCTTGAAAATAAAAAATTTATTGATAGATGGTTGAAAAAAGCACAAAGATTAGAAAGTTTTAAAGGTTCTAAGGCAAAATTTGAATGGCAAGCAGGGCAAACAGATGAGCCAAATATTTGGGAAACCATCATGCATTTTAGACCTTCGGGACTACGCGTTAAAAGACCAACTTTTTTTCCTGCATTGGTTGCTATAACACAAACTTCTATTATAGGAGAGCGAAAAAGATATTTGACTCCAAGAGAAGGTGCACGTTTACAAAGTTTTCCTGATAGCTTCATGTTACATCAAAAGGACTCTGTAGCCTATAAACAACTCGGTAATTCAGTAAATGTTGAGGTTGTGAAATTGTTTGCGAAATTTTTATTATGCAATGAAGAGTTTGATTATCAGGTTTATGGGTTAAAACAATTATTTCAAGAGGAAGTCTTAGCAGATAAATAA